From the Marinobacter sp. es.048 genome, the window ATGGCATGCCGCTGAGGTGGGCACCAACAACGGCCACCTTGATGGTGGGTGTCGAAATGGCGGCCCCGGGCGCTTCTTCGGGGCGGTCGTTGCCTGTAGCTCCCAAAGGGGTCGGATGCGCATTCAGCCATTGGCACGCCAGGCGTTGCAGCTCGGTGTCTTTCCAGGCGCCACTGATCAGGGTAACGCCAAAAGGCAGGCCGTCGTCCCGGAAACCGGCAGGAACAGCGAGAGCACTCATGTCGGCCAGGTTCACGAAATTGGTGTAGGTGCCGAGCTGGCTGTTCAGTGCAACCGGATCCGCGTTTACGGCTTCGATGGTGGGAGCCGTCGGAGCCGTGGGCACCAGCAGGGCATCCACATCGGCTAACAACTCATCAATCTCACGCTGTAGCTCTTCCTTGCGGTACTGGGCCTTGAAGGTATCCGTGGCGCTGAAATTGCCGGCCTTGCTGATAATACCTTTGACCACCTTATTCATATCGTCGCCGTGGCTGGCCATGAAGGATTCCACCGCCGCATGGCGTTCGGCCACCCAGGGGCCTTCGTAAAGCAGCGCAGCCAGCTCCAGCATGGGACTGAAATCAAGCGGTACCAGTTCCACATTCTGCTGCCGCCACTGACTGATGGCGGTGTTCCAGGCCGCCTCCGCCTGCTGATCACCAAACCATTGCGGGTGGTCGGGGATGGCCAGCCGTTTGATGGGCCCGGGCCGCCGAAGGGCGGGGCCGTCCAGAGGCAGCGCATAAGGGGCCTTGCGGGAGAAGGCATCGTCGGCATCGAAGCCGGCCATGATATCCGACACCAGACCAGCGTCATTCACGGTGAGCGCAAAAATGGACACGCAATCCAGCGAACGACAGGCCGGCACCACGCCGCGAATGCTGAACAGCCCTTTGGTTGGTTTCAGCCCCACCAGATTATTCAGCCCGGCAGGCACACGGCCGGAACCGGCGGTGTCGGTACCCAGGGCAAAAGGCACCAGGCCTCTTGCAACCACAGAAGCCGAACCGGAGCTGGAGCCGCCGCTCACGACATCCGGTTTGAAGCTGTTGGGCACCGCGCCATAAGGGGAGCGCGTACCCACCAGGCCGGTTGCGAACTGGTCCAGGTTGGTCTTGCCCACGACGATGGCGCCGGCGGCCTTGAGTCTGGCCACGGTGCTGGCGTCTTCTTTCGGGGTGAAGGCAAAGGCCGGGCAGGCCGCCGTTGTTTCAAATCCAGCCGCATCAATATTGTCTTTCGCGGCAAAGGGAATGCCGTAGAGCGGCAGGTTATCGATCTCTCCGCCGGCATTCTGGAGATGCTGTTTCAACTCGGCAAGTGCCTCATCCAGGCCTTTCTGGTCCAGAAGCGAAATCCAGGCAACGTCTGTTGTGTCCAGGCCGGTCAGTAACTCACCCAATAGTGACTCGGGCGTAGCGCCCTCTTTATAGGCGTTCTGCCAGTCCTTGATGGTCCATCCGAGCATTGAAGGCATTGGTCATCCTCATGTGCGTAATCAACTTGTATACATGTGGAATGGCAATGCTTGTGCCATTTGCGGATTTTTATTGATAGTTACTGAAAAACATAAGGTTATGAGTGTTTTTGACGCAAAAGGCTGATCAGGTCTGCCCGGATCGGGTGCGGTCGCACCAAAAACGCTCAGAAATGCTGCGCTCTGAAGGAGCATTCAGCTGCGCGGGCTTCAAGGGTTTGCCTTGTATACTAGATAAGTCACTGTTTTTGGATGGGTTATAAGGTGTGTGGAACAGCAGATGCAAAGGCCCTGCTGCGTTTGAAGACGAACTGCATACCCAACTAAGAAAAGGACGCCTGAAATGAACCTCAAAAAACACGTGAAACTTGGCCTCTCTGCACTTGCCCTTTCTATCTCTTTTAACTCCGTTGCAGCGGAAGATCCCATCAAAGTGGGCATCCTGCACTCACTGTCCGGCACCATGGCGATCAGTGAAACCGTTCTGAAAGACACCGTTGAAATGCTGATCGAGCAACAGAACGCCAAAGGCGGTGTGCTCGGTCGTCAGATGGAAGCGGTTGTTGTAGACCCGGCTTCCAACTGGCCGCTGTTTGCTGAAAAAGCCCGCGAGCTTCTGGCCCAGGAAGAAGTCGATGTGATCTTCGGTAACTGGACCTCGGTTTCCCGTAAGTCCGTACTGCCGGTGGTGGAAGAGCTGAACGGCCTTCTGTTTTACCCGGTACAGTACGAGGGTGAGGAATCCTCCGAAAACGTCTTCTACACCGGCGCTGCGCCCAACCAGCAGGCGATTCCTGCGGTTAACTACCTGATGAACGAAATCGGCGTCGAGCGCTGGGTTCTGGCGGGTACTGACTACGTTTACCCGCGCACCACCAACAAGATCCTTGAGACCTACCTGATGGACATGGGTGTGGCCAAGGAAGACATCATGATCAACTACACGCCCTTCGGTCATTCCGACTGGCAGAACATCGTCTCCGACATCAAGCGCTTCGGTTCCGCCGGCAAGAAGACCGCCGTGGTTTCCACCATCAACGGCGACGCCAACGTGCCCTTCTACCGTGAACTGGGTAACCAGGGTATTGCGGCCTCCGACATCCCGGTTGTTGCCTTCTCGGTGGGTGAGCAGGAACTCTCCGGTATCGACACCGGCCCGCTGGTTGGTCACCTGGCTGCGTGGAACTACTTCATGAGCGTGGACAACGACGCCAACTACGACTTCATTGACCAGTGGATCGAACACACCGGCAACGAAGAAGCGGTAACCAACGATCCGATGGAAGCCCATTACATTGGCTTCAACATGTACGTCGAAGCGGTCAAGAAGGCCGGTACCACTGACGTAGACGCGGTGAAAGACGCCATCATCGGCGTAACCGTGCCCAACCTCACCGGTGGCTATGCCGCCATGATGCCCAACCACCACATCACCAAGCCGGTGCTGATTGGCGAGATCCAGGACAACGGCCAGTTCTCCGTTGTCTGGGAGACCCCGTCGCTGGTCGCTGGCGATGCCTGGTCTGACTACCTGCCGGGTTCACGGGACATGATTGCCGATTGGCGCAAGCCCATGTTCTGCGGAACGTTTAACACCGCAACCGGCACCTGTGGCGCGTCTGCGGGTGAAATGGCCGCTGAAGCCGAGTAAGGCTCAGACGGTATAGCACCATGGACAGCCGGGGGTGGTTACGCCTCCGGCTGTTGCCCCGCAACACGCTTGAAACAGACAGGACACTCTCATGAGCATCTGCCGATCGCTCACATTGCTGCTTATCGCCCTGATTTCCCTGCTATCGCTGCCCGTAACGGCGCAGGAAGACGATCCTGGCAAGGCTCTGCTGATCAACCTGGCAGAGGCGCCGGCCAGTAACGTGGAAGAGGCGATTAACGCCATCGTCAGCAGTGGTGATGAAAGAGCCAGGGGCTGGCTTGAAGCTTACGGAAGCAACCGCCTGAGCCGGATAAAAGACACCGGGCAGGTGGTACTGGTACTGAATAACCGGGGCAGGGACTGGGAAATCGCCGATCCGCTGACCGGAGAGAACATGGGTGAAATGTCCCGCCGGGAGCTGGACAGAGTCGCCATCAACAACCGCATTCGGGGCCAGCTTGAAGGCATTCTCGCCATGCTGGACCTGAACGCTAAAGACCCGGAAGTGCGTGAAGCCTCCGCACAGGACATGATGGGCAAAGTAGATGCCTCGCTAGTGGAGCCGCTGGAAGCTCAGCTGGCGAAGGAAGAAGACGCCGGCGTACGCAACCGCATTGAAGAAGCCATTGCCATTTACCGGGTAGGTGAGGGCAACCTGGAGGCCGTGGACGTGCTTGCCGGCAGCCTGCACCCCCGCGCCCGCGCCGCTCTGAACGAAGCCGTTCGCGGCGATAACGAGGCATTGGCCACCAGGGCCACCGAAGCCCTCGAAAGCATTGAACAGAAACTTCAACTGAACCGCGCCGCCGAGACCCTCTATTTCGGCCTTTCCCTCGGTTCGGTCCTGGTACTCGCTGCCATTGGTCTGGCCATCACCTTTGGCGTGATGGGCGTGATCAACATGGCCCACGGCGAACTGATCATGCTCGGTGCCTACACCACCTGGGGCATGCAGCAACTCTTCCCCGGCCAACCCGGGCTGGCGCTGATTCTCTCAATTCCCGCCGGCTTTATGGTGGCCGCCACCGCCGGCATCATCATCGAGCGCAGCGTAATCCAGTACCTCAAGGGCCGCCCGCTGGAAACCCTGCTGGCCACCTTTGGTATCAGCCTGATCCTGCAACAGCTGGTGCGCACCGTGATCTCGCCGCAGAACCGTACCGTGGTGACGCCGGAGTGGATGAGTGGCTCCCTGGTGATCAACGACGCGCTCTCGCTGACCCTGAACCGCCTCTACGTTCTGGCCTTCGCATTGATTGTCTTCGCCGGGCTGATGCTGATCATGCGCAAGACCCGCCTGGGTCTGGAAGTGCGTGCCGTTACCCAGAACCGTGCCATGGCACGCTCCATGGGCATCCGCGCCACCCGGGTGGACATCATGACCTTTGCCCTGGGCTCCGGCGTGGCCGGGCTTGCCGGGGTAGCGCTTTCCCAGCTCACCAACGTGGGCCCGAACCTGGGCCAGAACTACATCATCGATTCGTTCATGGTGGTGGTGTTCGGCGGCGTCGGTAACCTCTGGGGCACCCTCATTGCCGGGCTTTCGCTGGGCACCATCAACCAGCTGCTCGAACCCTGGGCCGGTGCCGTACTCGCCAAGATCATCGTGCTGGTGTTCATCATCCTGTTCATCCAGAAACGGCCGAAGGGGCTCTTCCCCCAGAAAGGCCGGGCAGCGGAGGGATAGGGTGTCCCGTCTAGCCAATTCTTTAATCCACTGCGTGGCGCAAGCGCCGCGCCCTTCGGGAGCCTCTGAACGCCTTTATAGCGGCGTTGCAGCGCCTCGATTTGGAACCACCAAACCTTCGCCACTGCGCCTAGCTCTAAAGGCGCTCAGAGGCTCAGTGAATTAAATAATTAGCCAGAAGGGACACCAATATGTGGCTAACTAGACCCTTGCAGGAACGTTCAACCCAGACCTTTCTCGGCGTGCTGTTCTTGGCCGTGGTGCTGGTGACCTTCCTTCACCTGTTCATGCCCCAGGATAGCGCCCTGCATGTGAGTGCCTTTACCGTCACTCTGCTGGGCAAATACCTGTGCTATGCCCTGCTGGCGGTGGCGGTGGACCTGGTGTGGGGTTACCTCGGTATCCTCAGCCTGGGCCATGGCGCCTTCTTTGCCCTCGGCGGCTACGCCATGGGCATGTACCTGATGCGCCAGATTGGTGATCGCGGCGTGTATGGCGACCCGATACTGCCGGACTTCATGGTGTTCCTGAACTGGCAGGAGCTGCCCTGGTTCTGGCACGGGTTCGACATGGCCTGGTTTGCCTTCATCATGGTGCTGCTGGCCCCGGGTCTGCTGGCCCTGGTGTTCGGCTTCCTGGCCTTCCGCTCACGGGTGACCGGGGTGTACCTCTCCATCATTACCCAGGCGCTGACCTTCGCGCTGATGCTGGCTTTCTTCCGTAACGAGATGGGCTTTGGCGGCAACAACGGCCTCACCGACTTCAAAGACATCCTTGGTTTTAACCTGCGCACAGACGCCACTCGCCTCGGGCTGTTCATTGCCACCGGTATCGCCCTGGCCATTGGCTACGTGATCTGCCGCGGCATTGTCACCAGCAAACTGGGCCGGGTGAGCGTGGCCTGCCGGGATGCCGAGGCCCGTACCCGCTTCCTGGGCTATCGGGTGGAGCGGGTGCAGCTGTTCGTGTTCGTGGTCTCCGCCATGCTGGCGGGTGTGGCCGGGGCGCTGTATGTGCCTCAAGTAGGCATCATCAACCCCAGCGAATTCTCGCCGCTGTTCTCTATCGAGATCGTGGTGTGGGTGGCGCTGGGTGGCCGGGCAACCCTCTACGGCGCGGTGATCGGGGCCATCCTGGTGAACTACGCCAAAACCGTGTTCACCGGCATCATGCCGGACGCCTGGCTGTTCGCCCTCGGTGGCCTGTTTGTGCTGGTAACCGTGTTCCTGCCCAAGGGTATTGCCGGGCTGCTGCAGAAGCGCCGGAAAGCCAGAGAAGATGACGACACCCCCACCGCGCAGGAGGCGACTGTATGAGCTTGTTTCAGGAGCTGACCGACCGCGAGCATGTGTTCGAGTTTCTGACCCAGGTGCAGTCGCCGGTGGACGTGCGCCACGGGCCCATCCTGTACCTGGAAGACGTAAACGTGAGCTTTGATGGCTTCAAGGCCATCAACAACCTCAACCTCACCATCGATGACGGCGAGCTGCGCTGCATCATCGGCCCCAACGGCGCGGGTAAAACCACCATGATGGACATCATCACCGGTAAAACCCGGCCGGACACCGGCTCGGTGTGGTTTGGCAGCCGCCACAACCTGCTCACCATGAACGAGCCGGACATCGCCTCCCTGGGCATCGGCCGCAAGTTCCAGAAACCCACGGTATTCGAAGCGCTCACCGTGTTCGAAAACCTGGAACTGGCCATGGCGGCAGACAAACGGGTATTTCCCACACTCACCGCCGTGATGAAAGCCGAATACCGGGACCGCATCGACGAAGTGCTGGAAATGATCGGCCTGGAATCCCTGCGTGACCGGCTCGCCGGCATCCTCTCCCACGGCCAGAAACAGTGGCTGGAAATCGGCATGCTGCTGATGCAGAAACCCCGGCTGCTGCTGGTGGACGAGCCGGTAGCGGGCATGACCGAACAGGAAATGGAACGCACCGCCGAACTGCTCACCAGCCTCGCCGGCAAACAGTCGGTCGTGGTGGTGGAACACGACATGGGCTTCGTGCGCTCCATCGCCCGCAAGGTGACCGTGCTGCACCAGGGCAGTGTGCTGGCGGAAGGCTCCATGGACCAGGTCTCCAACGATCCGGAAGTGATCAAGGTGTATCTCGGGGAGGAGGCGTAATGCTGAAGATTGAAAAGCTCAACCAGTTCTACGGCGAAAGCCACACCCTCTGGGATCTGGACCTGGACGTGCCCCAGGGCCAGTGCACCTGCGTGATGGGCCGCAACGGCGTGGGCAAGACCACCCTGATGAAATGCATCATGGGTGAGGAAACCACCAAGAACGGCAGTATTGAATTTGCCGGTGACGTGGAACTCACCAAGAAGAAGGTCGAGGACCGCTCCCGCCTCGGCATTGGCTACGTGCCCCAGGGTCGGCAGATCTTCCCGCTGCTGACCGTGGAAGAAAACCTGCGCACCGGCCTGGCCGTGCGCAAGGACGGCAGCAAGAAAATCCCCGAGCGGGTGTACGAGCTGTTCCCGGTGCTGAAAGAAATGCGCCATCGCCGCGGCGGTGATCTTTCCGGCGGCCAGCAGCAGCAACTGGCCATCGGTCGCGCCCTGGTGATCGAGCCGCGCCTGCTGATCCTTGACGAACCGGGCGAGGGCATTCAGCCCAACATCGTGGCCCAGATCGGCGAGGTAATCCGCAAGCTCATCGAAGAAGACGGCCTGACCGTGTTGCTGGTGGAGCAGAAGCTTCCGTTCGCCCGCAAATACGCCGACCGCTTTGCCATCCTCGACCGCGGTCGCCGCGTGGCGGAAGACGAGATAGCCGGCCTCACCGATGAACTCATCAAGAAGCACCTGACGGTATGACGGTTTTTGAACGCATCGAACCCGCCCACGACTCCGGCCATCGGTTCGACGCCGGGCGGCACTGGGCCGCGTCCATTGCCCTGGGCTTCGACGCCCGGCCGGATGGCAGCA encodes:
- the atzF gene encoding allophanate hydrolase; translated protein: MLGWTIKDWQNAYKEGATPESLLGELLTGLDTTDVAWISLLDQKGLDEALAELKQHLQNAGGEIDNLPLYGIPFAAKDNIDAAGFETTAACPAFAFTPKEDASTVARLKAAGAIVVGKTNLDQFATGLVGTRSPYGAVPNSFKPDVVSGGSSSGSASVVARGLVPFALGTDTAGSGRVPAGLNNLVGLKPTKGLFSIRGVVPACRSLDCVSIFALTVNDAGLVSDIMAGFDADDAFSRKAPYALPLDGPALRRPGPIKRLAIPDHPQWFGDQQAEAAWNTAISQWRQQNVELVPLDFSPMLELAALLYEGPWVAERHAAVESFMASHGDDMNKVVKGIISKAGNFSATDTFKAQYRKEELQREIDELLADVDALLVPTAPTAPTIEAVNADPVALNSQLGTYTNFVNLADMSALAVPAGFRDDGLPFGVTLISGAWKDTELQRLACQWLNAHPTPLGATGNDRPEEAPGAAISTPTIKVAVVGAHLSGMPLNTQLSERYSVMLEQTTTSANYRLFALPNTTPPKPGLKRVAPGEGQEIVVEVWEMPASAFGSFVDLIPAPLGIGNVELADGRWVNGFICEGYGLEGAEDVTEFGGWRAYIASRA
- the urtA gene encoding urea ABC transporter substrate-binding protein produces the protein MNLKKHVKLGLSALALSISFNSVAAEDPIKVGILHSLSGTMAISETVLKDTVEMLIEQQNAKGGVLGRQMEAVVVDPASNWPLFAEKARELLAQEEVDVIFGNWTSVSRKSVLPVVEELNGLLFYPVQYEGEESSENVFYTGAAPNQQAIPAVNYLMNEIGVERWVLAGTDYVYPRTTNKILETYLMDMGVAKEDIMINYTPFGHSDWQNIVSDIKRFGSAGKKTAVVSTINGDANVPFYRELGNQGIAASDIPVVAFSVGEQELSGIDTGPLVGHLAAWNYFMSVDNDANYDFIDQWIEHTGNEEAVTNDPMEAHYIGFNMYVEAVKKAGTTDVDAVKDAIIGVTVPNLTGGYAAMMPNHHITKPVLIGEIQDNGQFSVVWETPSLVAGDAWSDYLPGSRDMIADWRKPMFCGTFNTATGTCGASAGEMAAEAE
- the urtB gene encoding urea ABC transporter permease subunit UrtB, encoding MSICRSLTLLLIALISLLSLPVTAQEDDPGKALLINLAEAPASNVEEAINAIVSSGDERARGWLEAYGSNRLSRIKDTGQVVLVLNNRGRDWEIADPLTGENMGEMSRRELDRVAINNRIRGQLEGILAMLDLNAKDPEVREASAQDMMGKVDASLVEPLEAQLAKEEDAGVRNRIEEAIAIYRVGEGNLEAVDVLAGSLHPRARAALNEAVRGDNEALATRATEALESIEQKLQLNRAAETLYFGLSLGSVLVLAAIGLAITFGVMGVINMAHGELIMLGAYTTWGMQQLFPGQPGLALILSIPAGFMVAATAGIIIERSVIQYLKGRPLETLLATFGISLILQQLVRTVISPQNRTVVTPEWMSGSLVINDALSLTLNRLYVLAFALIVFAGLMLIMRKTRLGLEVRAVTQNRAMARSMGIRATRVDIMTFALGSGVAGLAGVALSQLTNVGPNLGQNYIIDSFMVVVFGGVGNLWGTLIAGLSLGTINQLLEPWAGAVLAKIIVLVFIILFIQKRPKGLFPQKGRAAEG
- the urtC gene encoding urea ABC transporter permease subunit UrtC codes for the protein MWLTRPLQERSTQTFLGVLFLAVVLVTFLHLFMPQDSALHVSAFTVTLLGKYLCYALLAVAVDLVWGYLGILSLGHGAFFALGGYAMGMYLMRQIGDRGVYGDPILPDFMVFLNWQELPWFWHGFDMAWFAFIMVLLAPGLLALVFGFLAFRSRVTGVYLSIITQALTFALMLAFFRNEMGFGGNNGLTDFKDILGFNLRTDATRLGLFIATGIALAIGYVICRGIVTSKLGRVSVACRDAEARTRFLGYRVERVQLFVFVVSAMLAGVAGALYVPQVGIINPSEFSPLFSIEIVVWVALGGRATLYGAVIGAILVNYAKTVFTGIMPDAWLFALGGLFVLVTVFLPKGIAGLLQKRRKAREDDDTPTAQEATV
- the urtD gene encoding urea ABC transporter ATP-binding protein UrtD, whose amino-acid sequence is MSLFQELTDREHVFEFLTQVQSPVDVRHGPILYLEDVNVSFDGFKAINNLNLTIDDGELRCIIGPNGAGKTTMMDIITGKTRPDTGSVWFGSRHNLLTMNEPDIASLGIGRKFQKPTVFEALTVFENLELAMAADKRVFPTLTAVMKAEYRDRIDEVLEMIGLESLRDRLAGILSHGQKQWLEIGMLLMQKPRLLLVDEPVAGMTEQEMERTAELLTSLAGKQSVVVVEHDMGFVRSIARKVTVLHQGSVLAEGSMDQVSNDPEVIKVYLGEEA
- the urtE gene encoding urea ABC transporter ATP-binding subunit UrtE gives rise to the protein MLKIEKLNQFYGESHTLWDLDLDVPQGQCTCVMGRNGVGKTTLMKCIMGEETTKNGSIEFAGDVELTKKKVEDRSRLGIGYVPQGRQIFPLLTVEENLRTGLAVRKDGSKKIPERVYELFPVLKEMRHRRGGDLSGGQQQQLAIGRALVIEPRLLILDEPGEGIQPNIVAQIGEVIRKLIEEDGLTVLLVEQKLPFARKYADRFAILDRGRRVAEDEIAGLTDELIKKHLTV